Proteins from one Enterobacter bugandensis genomic window:
- the glnL gene encoding nitrogen regulation protein NR(II), which translates to MATGTLPDAGQILNSLINSILLVDDELAVHYANPAAQQLLAQSSRKLFGTPLPELLSYFSLNIGLMQESLQAGQGFTDNEVTLVIDGRSHILSLTAQRLPEGLILLEMAPMDNQRRLSQEQLQHAQQIAARDLVRGLAHEIKNPLGGLRGAAQLLTKALPDPALAEYTNVIIEQADRLRNLVDRLLGPQQPGMHVSESIHKVAERVVKLVSMELPENVTLVRDYDPSLPELAHDPDQIEQVLLNIVRNALQALGPEGGEIILRTRTAFQLTLHGVRYRLAARIDVEDNGPGIPSHLQDTLFYPMVSGREGGTGLGLSIARSLIDQHSGKIEFTSWPGHTEFSVFLPIKK; encoded by the coding sequence ATGGCAACTGGCACGCTGCCCGATGCTGGGCAGATCCTCAATTCTTTGATTAACAGCATCCTGCTGGTCGACGACGAGCTGGCCGTCCACTATGCCAACCCGGCGGCTCAACAGCTGCTCGCCCAGAGTTCACGCAAACTGTTTGGCACCCCGCTTCCTGAATTGTTGAGCTATTTCTCGCTGAATATTGGCCTGATGCAGGAAAGTTTGCAGGCCGGTCAGGGGTTCACCGATAACGAAGTCACGCTGGTGATCGACGGGCGCTCACATATTCTTTCCCTTACCGCGCAACGTTTGCCGGAAGGACTGATCCTGCTGGAAATGGCGCCGATGGATAATCAGCGTCGCCTGAGCCAGGAGCAGCTTCAGCACGCGCAGCAAATTGCCGCCCGTGACCTGGTGCGCGGTCTCGCGCATGAAATCAAAAACCCGCTGGGTGGGTTACGCGGCGCGGCGCAGCTTCTGACCAAGGCCCTGCCCGACCCTGCGCTGGCGGAGTACACCAACGTCATCATTGAGCAGGCGGACCGCCTGCGTAACCTGGTCGATCGCCTGCTCGGGCCGCAGCAGCCGGGTATGCACGTTTCAGAAAGCATTCATAAAGTCGCTGAACGGGTGGTGAAGCTCGTCTCCATGGAGCTGCCGGAGAACGTCACGCTGGTGCGTGATTACGACCCAAGCCTGCCGGAACTGGCGCATGACCCGGACCAGATTGAGCAGGTTCTGCTGAATATTGTGCGCAATGCCCTGCAGGCGCTGGGGCCGGAAGGCGGCGAGATTATTTTACGCACCCGCACCGCCTTCCAGCTTACGCTGCACGGCGTGCGCTATCGTCTGGCGGCACGCATCGACGTTGAGGATAACGGGCCTGGCATTCCTTCTCATCTGCAGGACACCCTGTTCTACCCAATGGTAAGCGGGCGCGAAGGCGGTACGGGACTGGGCTTATCTATCGCCCGCAGCTTGATCGATCAGCACTCCGGAAAAATTGAATTTACCAGTTGGCCGGGACATACCGAGTTTTCGGTTTTCCTGCCGATTAAAAAATAA
- the ompL gene encoding porin OmpL codes for MKRIITVLIVSSVSCPVFAGAYVETREAYNTASELHEVILRAGYNFDMGAGLMFTNAYNVGRWDELKHSYNEIEGWYPLFKPTDKLTFQPGGLINDSSAGSGGAVYLDTNYKFTDGFNLTFRYRYNHNNYDTPDYNGQMDKNDTHEFANYWNFKVTDAFFYTFEPHFFQRINDYHSKNGKDHHWEITNKFSYKIDRNWLPYLELQWLDRWNDYNREQYRIRLGLRYSF; via the coding sequence ATGAAAAGAATCATCACTGTACTGATCGTGTCGTCTGTGTCCTGCCCGGTATTCGCCGGGGCCTATGTCGAAACCCGTGAAGCCTACAATACGGCCTCTGAGCTGCACGAAGTGATCCTGCGTGCTGGCTATAACTTCGATATGGGCGCGGGGTTGATGTTCACCAACGCCTACAACGTGGGGAGGTGGGATGAGCTCAAGCACAGCTATAACGAAATAGAGGGGTGGTATCCGCTCTTTAAACCGACCGACAAACTCACCTTCCAGCCGGGCGGGTTGATCAACGACAGCAGCGCCGGTTCGGGTGGCGCGGTTTATTTAGATACCAACTATAAATTCACGGACGGGTTTAATCTGACGTTCCGCTATCGCTATAACCATAACAATTACGATACGCCGGACTATAACGGGCAGATGGATAAGAACGACACGCACGAATTTGCCAACTACTGGAATTTCAAGGTGACGGATGCGTTTTTCTACACCTTTGAGCCGCATTTTTTCCAGCGGATAAATGATTACCACAGCAAAAATGGCAAAGACCATCACTGGGAAATTACCAACAAGTTCAGCTATAAGATCGACAGAAACTGGCTGCCGTATCTTGAGCTGCAGTGGCTGGACAGATGGAATGATTACAACCGCGAGCAGTACAGGATCCGCCTGGGGTTACGTTATTCGTTCTAA
- a CDS encoding YshB family small membrane protein: protein MLESLVTLLSSGAAESHTPQTAVAAVLCAALVGLFS, encoded by the coding sequence ATGCTGGAATCATTAGTGACTTTACTGTCGAGCGGAGCAGCTGAAAGCCACACGCCACAAACTGCCGTTGCGGCGGTATTATGTGCGGCGCTGGTTGGGCTGTTTAGCTAG
- the glnG gene encoding nitrogen regulation protein NR(I): MQRGIVWVVDDDSSIRWVLERALTGAGLSCTTFESGSEVLDALTTKTPDVLLSDIRMPGMDGLALLKQIKQRHPMLPVIIMTAHSDLDAAVSAYQQGAFDYLPKPFDIDEAVALVERAISHYQEQQQPRHAPDFGPTTDIIGEAPAMQDVFRIIGRLSRSSISVLINGESGTGKELVAHALHRHSPRAKAPFIALNMAAIPKDLIESELFGHEKGAFTGANTIRQGRFEQADGGTLFLDEIGDMPLDVQTRLLRVLADGQFYRVGGYAPVKVDVRIIAATHQNLELRVQEGKFREDLFHRLNVIRVHLPPLRERREDIPRLARHFLQVAARELGVEAKQLHPETDAALTRLAWPGNVRQLENTCRWLTVMAAGQEVLIQDLPAELFEATAPESSTGHALPDSWATLLAQWADRALRSGHQNLLSEAQPEMERTLLTTALRHTQGHKQEAARLLGWGRNTLTRKLKELGME; the protein is encoded by the coding sequence ATGCAACGAGGGATAGTCTGGGTAGTCGATGACGATAGCTCCATCCGTTGGGTGCTTGAACGCGCGCTCACAGGGGCAGGTTTAAGCTGCACGACGTTTGAGAGCGGCAGCGAGGTGCTCGACGCACTCACCACCAAAACGCCGGACGTTCTGCTGTCGGATATTCGCATGCCGGGCATGGACGGGCTGGCGCTGTTAAAGCAGATCAAACAGCGCCATCCTATGCTTCCGGTCATCATAATGACGGCTCATTCCGACCTGGATGCCGCGGTGAGCGCCTATCAGCAAGGGGCATTCGATTATCTGCCCAAACCGTTCGATATCGACGAAGCGGTGGCGCTGGTTGAGCGCGCGATTAGCCACTACCAGGAGCAACAACAGCCGCGCCACGCGCCCGATTTTGGGCCAACCACTGACATCATCGGGGAAGCGCCGGCGATGCAGGACGTGTTTCGCATTATTGGCCGTCTGTCCCGCTCGTCCATCAGCGTGTTGATTAACGGGGAATCGGGTACAGGTAAAGAGCTGGTGGCGCATGCGTTACATCGCCACAGCCCGCGGGCAAAAGCGCCGTTTATCGCCCTCAATATGGCGGCGATCCCGAAGGATTTGATTGAGTCCGAGCTGTTCGGCCACGAAAAAGGGGCGTTTACCGGCGCGAATACCATTCGCCAGGGGCGCTTTGAGCAGGCTGACGGCGGCACGCTGTTCCTGGACGAGATCGGCGATATGCCGCTGGACGTTCAAACTCGCCTGCTGCGCGTGCTGGCCGACGGGCAGTTTTACCGCGTGGGCGGCTATGCGCCGGTGAAGGTGGACGTGCGTATTATCGCCGCGACGCACCAGAACCTGGAGCTGCGCGTGCAGGAGGGCAAATTCCGTGAGGATTTATTCCATCGCCTGAACGTGATCCGCGTCCACCTGCCGCCGCTGCGCGAGCGTCGGGAAGATATCCCGCGCCTGGCGCGTCATTTCCTGCAGGTGGCGGCCCGCGAGCTGGGCGTGGAAGCCAAGCAGCTTCACCCGGAAACCGATGCCGCCCTCACCCGTCTGGCGTGGCCGGGCAACGTACGCCAGCTGGAAAACACCTGCCGCTGGCTGACCGTGATGGCCGCCGGCCAGGAAGTGTTGATTCAGGATCTCCCTGCCGAACTGTTTGAAGCCACCGCGCCCGAAAGCAGCACCGGGCACGCGCTGCCAGACAGCTGGGCAACGCTGCTGGCGCAGTGGGCCGACCGCGCGCTGCGTTCCGGTCATCAAAACCTGCTGTCTGAGGCTCAGCCAGAGATGGAGCGTACGCTGTTGACCACCGCGCTTCGTCATACGCAGGGCCATAAGCAGGAAGCCGCGCGCCTGCTGGGATGGGGTCGTAATACCCTGACGCGCAAGCTGAAAGAGCTGGGAATGGAGTGA
- the hemN gene encoding oxygen-independent coproporphyrinogen III oxidase encodes MSAPTIDWDLALIQKYNYSGPRYTSYPTALEFSDAFGEEDFQQAVTRYPERPLSLYVHIPFCHKLCYFCGCNKIVTRQQHKADQYLDALEQEIVHRAPLFKGRHVSQLHWGGGTPTYLNKAQISRLMTLLRGNFNFNDDAEISIEVDPREIELDVLDHLRAEGFNRLSMGVQDFNKEVQRLVNREQDEEFIFALLNHARDIGFTSTNIDLIYGLPKQTPESFAFTLKRVAELSPDRLSVFNYAHLPTLFAAQRKIKDADLPSAQQKLDILQETITSLTESGYQFIGMDHFARPDDELAIAQRDGVLHRNFQGYTTQGDTDLLGMGVSAISMIGDSYAQNQKELKLYYQQVDATGNALWRGIALSRDDCIRRDVIKALICNFRLDFSDVEAQWDLTFSEYFAEDLKLIAPLAKDGLVDVSENAIEVTPKGRLLIRNICMCFDAYLRQKARMQQFSRVI; translated from the coding sequence ATGTCAGCACCAACTATCGACTGGGATTTGGCCCTAATCCAGAAGTATAACTATTCCGGGCCGCGTTATACCTCATACCCCACCGCGCTGGAGTTCTCCGATGCCTTCGGCGAGGAGGATTTTCAGCAGGCCGTCACGCGCTATCCAGAGCGTCCGCTGTCGCTCTACGTCCATATTCCGTTCTGCCACAAGCTCTGCTACTTCTGCGGCTGCAATAAAATCGTGACCCGTCAGCAGCATAAAGCCGACCAATACCTCGATGCGCTCGAACAGGAAATTGTGCACCGCGCGCCGCTTTTTAAAGGTCGTCACGTCAGCCAGCTTCACTGGGGGGGCGGCACGCCAACGTATCTCAATAAGGCGCAAATAAGCCGCCTGATGACGCTGCTGCGCGGAAATTTCAATTTTAACGACGACGCTGAAATCTCGATCGAAGTCGATCCGCGTGAAATTGAGCTGGATGTACTGGATCACTTACGCGCCGAAGGCTTTAATCGTCTGAGCATGGGCGTGCAGGATTTCAATAAAGAGGTGCAGCGTCTGGTCAACCGCGAGCAGGACGAGGAATTTATCTTCGCCTTACTCAACCACGCGCGTGATATCGGCTTTACCTCGACCAACATCGACCTGATTTACGGCCTGCCAAAGCAGACGCCGGAGAGCTTCGCCTTCACGCTGAAGCGCGTGGCTGAACTTAGCCCAGACCGCCTGAGCGTCTTTAACTATGCGCACCTGCCGACGCTATTTGCCGCCCAGCGCAAAATCAAAGATGCCGATCTGCCTTCTGCCCAGCAGAAGCTGGATATCCTGCAGGAAACTATCACCTCTCTGACGGAGAGCGGCTATCAATTTATCGGCATGGATCACTTTGCCCGTCCGGATGACGAGCTGGCGATTGCCCAGCGTGACGGCGTTCTGCACCGCAACTTCCAGGGTTACACCACTCAGGGCGATACCGATCTGCTCGGCATGGGTGTCTCCGCCATCAGCATGATCGGTGATAGCTACGCGCAGAACCAGAAAGAGCTGAAGCTCTACTACCAGCAGGTTGATGCAACCGGCAACGCGCTGTGGCGCGGCATCGCGCTGAGCCGTGACGACTGCATTCGTCGTGATGTGATTAAGGCGCTTATCTGCAACTTCCGTCTCGACTTTAGCGACGTGGAAGCACAGTGGGATCTGACATTCAGCGAATATTTTGCGGAAGACCTGAAGCTGATTGCACCGCTGGCGAAAGACGGGCTGGTGGATGTGTCAGAAAACGCGATTGAGGTCACGCCGAAAGGGCGTCTGTTGATCCGTAATATCTGCATGTGCTTTGACGCGTATCTGCGCCAGAAGGCGCGTATGCAGCAGTTTTCACGGGTGATTTAA
- a CDS encoding MFS transporter, whose product MSQHTSDPATLRLPFKEKLAYGMGDLGSNILLDIGTLYLLKFYTDVLGLPGTYGGIIFLIAKFFTAFTDMGTGIMLDSRRKIGPKGKFRPFVLYAAFPVTLLAIANFVGTPFEMTGKTVMATVLFMLYGLFFSMMNCSYGAMVPAITKNPDERASLAAWRQGGATLGLLLCTVGFVPVMNLIEGNDQLGYIFAATLFSLFGLFFMWWCYKGVTERYVETQPANPAQKPGLLQSFRAIAGNRPLFILCIANLCTLGAFNVKLAIQVYYTQYVLNDPILLSYMGFFSMGCIFIGVFMMPGAVRRFGKKKVYISGLAIWVAGDLLNYFFGGGSVSFVAFSCLAFFGSAFVNSLNWALVSDTVEYGEWRTGVRSEGTVYTGFTFFRKVSQALAGFFPGIMLTQIGYVPNVVQSAGTVEGLRQLIFIYPSLLAVITIVAMGCFYNLNEKMYVRIVEEIELRKRTA is encoded by the coding sequence ATGAGTCAACATACTTCCGATCCGGCAACCCTACGCCTGCCGTTTAAAGAAAAACTCGCCTACGGGATGGGCGATCTCGGCTCTAACATCCTGCTGGATATCGGCACGCTCTATTTGCTGAAGTTTTACACCGACGTGCTGGGGCTGCCCGGCACCTACGGCGGGATTATCTTCCTGATTGCGAAGTTTTTTACCGCCTTCACCGATATGGGCACCGGGATCATGCTCGACTCCCGGCGCAAGATCGGCCCGAAAGGGAAATTCCGCCCGTTCGTGCTGTATGCCGCCTTCCCGGTGACCTTACTGGCGATTGCCAACTTCGTCGGTACGCCATTTGAGATGACCGGCAAAACGGTGATGGCGACGGTGCTGTTCATGCTGTACGGCCTGTTCTTCAGCATGATGAACTGCTCCTACGGCGCGATGGTGCCCGCCATCACCAAAAACCCGGACGAGCGCGCCTCGCTGGCGGCCTGGCGTCAGGGCGGCGCCACGCTCGGCCTGCTGCTCTGTACAGTGGGCTTTGTCCCGGTGATGAACCTGATTGAGGGTAACGACCAGCTTGGCTACATCTTTGCCGCCACCCTCTTCTCGCTGTTCGGGCTGTTCTTTATGTGGTGGTGCTATAAGGGCGTTACCGAGCGTTACGTCGAGACGCAGCCTGCTAACCCGGCGCAAAAGCCGGGGCTGCTGCAGTCGTTTCGCGCTATTGCCGGGAACCGTCCGCTGTTTATCCTGTGTATCGCGAACCTGTGCACGCTGGGCGCGTTTAACGTTAAGCTCGCCATTCAGGTCTACTACACGCAGTACGTGCTGAACGACCCGATCCTGCTGTCGTACATGGGCTTCTTCAGCATGGGCTGTATTTTTATCGGCGTCTTTATGATGCCCGGCGCGGTGCGGCGCTTCGGCAAGAAAAAGGTCTATATCAGCGGGCTGGCAATTTGGGTGGCGGGCGATCTGCTCAACTACTTCTTCGGCGGCGGCTCGGTGAGCTTTGTGGCGTTTTCCTGCCTGGCGTTCTTCGGCTCCGCGTTCGTGAACAGTCTGAACTGGGCGCTGGTGTCCGATACCGTGGAATACGGCGAGTGGCGCACCGGCGTGCGCTCCGAAGGGACGGTCTACACCGGCTTTACCTTCTTCAGGAAGGTATCCCAGGCGCTGGCCGGCTTCTTCCCGGGGATCATGCTCACCCAGATCGGCTACGTACCGAACGTGGTGCAGTCCGCCGGGACGGTTGAAGGGCTGCGGCAGCTGATATTTATCTACCCGAGCCTGCTGGCGGTCATCACCATCGTGGCGATGGGCTGCTTCTACAACCTCAACGAGAAGATGTATGTGCGCATCGTGGAAGAGATCGAACTGCGCAAACGTACGGCCTAA
- the typA gene encoding ribosome-dependent GTPase TypA, translating into MIENLRNIAIIAHVDHGKTTLVDKLLQQSGTFDARAETQERVMDSNDLEKERGITILAKNTAIKWNDYRINIVDTPGHADFGGEVERVMSMVDSVLLVVDAMDGPMPQTRFVTKKAFAHGLKPIVVINKVDRPGARPDWVVDQVFDLFVNLDATDEQLDFPIVYASALNGIAGLDHEDMAEDMTPLYQAIVDRVPAPNVDLEGTLQMQISQLDYNNYVGVIGIGRIKRGKVKPNQQVTIIDSEGKTRNGKVGKVLTHLGLERIESDIAEAGDIIAITGLGELNISDTICDPQNVEALPALSVDEPTVSMFFNVNTSPFCGKEGKFVTSRQILDRLNKELVHNVALRVEETEDADAFRVSGRGELHLSVLIENMRREGFEMAVSRPKVIFREIDGRKQEPFENVTLDVEEQHQGSVMQALGERKGDLKNMNPDGKGRVRLDYVIPSRGLIGFRSEFMTMTSGTGLLYSTFSHYDDVRPGEVGQRNNGVLISNGQGKAVAFALFGLQDRGKLFLGHGAEVYEGQIIGIHSRSNDLTVNCLTGKKLTNMRASGTDEATVLVPPIKMTLEQALEFIDDDELVEVTPQSIRIRKRHLTENDRKRAMRGAKED; encoded by the coding sequence GTGATCGAAAATTTGCGTAACATCGCCATCATCGCGCACGTTGACCATGGTAAAACTACCCTGGTTGATAAGCTGCTGCAGCAATCCGGTACGTTTGATGCGCGTGCCGAAACCCAAGAACGCGTGATGGACTCCAACGATTTGGAGAAAGAGCGTGGGATTACCATCCTCGCGAAAAACACCGCGATTAAATGGAATGACTACCGTATCAACATCGTTGATACCCCAGGGCACGCCGACTTCGGTGGTGAAGTTGAACGTGTAATGTCCATGGTAGACTCCGTTCTGCTGGTCGTTGACGCAATGGATGGCCCAATGCCACAGACGCGCTTCGTGACCAAAAAAGCTTTTGCCCATGGTCTGAAGCCAATCGTTGTTATCAACAAAGTTGACCGCCCTGGCGCGCGTCCTGACTGGGTTGTTGACCAGGTCTTCGACCTGTTCGTTAACCTCGACGCGACCGACGAGCAGCTGGACTTCCCTATCGTTTACGCCTCTGCGTTGAACGGTATCGCAGGTCTGGACCACGAAGACATGGCTGAAGACATGACCCCGCTGTATCAGGCGATTGTTGACCGTGTGCCTGCGCCAAACGTTGACCTGGAAGGCACCCTGCAGATGCAGATCTCCCAGCTCGACTACAACAACTACGTTGGCGTAATCGGCATTGGCCGTATCAAGCGCGGCAAAGTGAAGCCTAACCAGCAGGTCACTATCATCGATAGCGAAGGCAAAACCCGTAACGGTAAAGTCGGTAAAGTCCTGACTCACCTGGGTCTTGAGCGTATCGAGAGCGACATCGCTGAAGCGGGCGACATCATCGCGATCACCGGTCTGGGTGAGCTGAACATCTCCGACACCATCTGCGATCCGCAGAACGTCGAAGCGCTGCCAGCCCTGTCCGTTGATGAACCAACCGTATCCATGTTCTTCAACGTCAACACCTCTCCGTTCTGTGGTAAAGAAGGTAAGTTCGTTACCTCTCGTCAGATCCTTGACCGTCTGAACAAAGAGCTGGTGCACAACGTTGCGCTGCGCGTTGAAGAAACCGAAGACGCTGATGCATTCCGCGTTTCCGGTCGTGGTGAGCTGCACCTGTCTGTTCTGATCGAAAACATGCGTCGTGAAGGTTTCGAGATGGCGGTTTCCCGTCCGAAAGTAATCTTCCGCGAAATCGATGGCCGTAAACAAGAGCCGTTCGAAAACGTAACGCTGGACGTAGAAGAGCAGCACCAGGGTTCTGTGATGCAGGCGCTGGGCGAGCGTAAAGGCGACCTGAAAAACATGAATCCAGACGGCAAAGGCCGCGTACGTCTCGACTACGTGATCCCAAGCCGTGGCCTGATCGGCTTCCGTTCTGAGTTCATGACCATGACCTCCGGTACCGGCCTGCTGTACTCCACCTTCAGCCACTACGACGACGTTCGTCCGGGCGAAGTGGGCCAGCGTAACAACGGCGTACTGATCTCCAACGGTCAGGGTAAAGCGGTTGCGTTTGCGCTGTTCGGTCTGCAGGATCGCGGTAAGCTGTTCCTGGGTCACGGTGCTGAAGTTTACGAAGGCCAGATCATCGGTATTCACAGCCGTTCTAACGACCTGACGGTAAACTGCCTGACCGGTAAGAAGCTGACCAACATGCGTGCGTCCGGTACTGACGAAGCAACGGTTCTGGTTCCACCGATCAAGATGACCCTGGAGCAAGCTCTGGAGTTCATTGATGATGACGAACTGGTAGAAGTGACTCCACAGTCAATTCGTATCCGTAAACGTCACCTGACCGAGAACGATCGTAAACGTGCTATGCGCGGTGCGAAAGAAGACTAA
- the glnA gene encoding glutamate--ammonia ligase, with amino-acid sequence MSAEHVLTMLNEHEVKFVDLRFTDTKGKEQHVTIPAHQVNAEFFEEGKMFDGSSIGGWKGINESDMVLMPDATTAVIDPFFEEPTLIIRCDILEPGTLQGYDRDPRSIAKRAEEYLRSTGIADTVLFGPEPEFFLFDDIRFGASISGSHVAIDDIEGAWNSSTKYEGGNKGHRPGVKGGYFPVPPVDSAQDIRSTMCLVMEEMGLVVEAHHHEVATAGQNEVATRFNTMTKKADEIQIYKYVVHNVAHRFGKTATFMPKPMFGDNGSGMHCHMSLSKNGTNLFSGDKYAGLSEQALYYIGGVIKHAKAINALANPTTNSYKRLVPGYEAPVMLAYSARNRSASIRIPVVASPKARRIEVRFPDPAANPYLCFAALLMAGLDGIKNKIHPGEAMDKNLYDLPPEEAKEIPQVAGSLEEALQALDADREFLTAGGVFTDDAIDAYIALRTEENDRVRMTPHPVEFELYYSV; translated from the coding sequence ATGTCCGCTGAACACGTTTTGACGATGCTGAACGAACATGAAGTGAAGTTTGTTGATCTGCGCTTCACCGATACCAAAGGTAAAGAACAGCACGTCACAATCCCTGCTCATCAGGTGAACGCCGAATTCTTTGAAGAAGGCAAAATGTTTGACGGCTCCTCCATTGGTGGCTGGAAAGGCATTAACGAATCCGACATGGTTCTGATGCCAGACGCAACCACTGCGGTCATTGATCCGTTCTTCGAAGAACCAACCCTGATCATCCGCTGCGACATCCTCGAGCCCGGCACGCTGCAGGGCTACGACCGCGACCCACGTTCTATCGCAAAACGCGCTGAAGAGTACCTGCGTTCTACCGGCATCGCGGACACCGTTCTGTTCGGGCCAGAGCCAGAGTTCTTCCTGTTCGACGACATCCGCTTCGGTGCCTCTATTTCTGGCTCCCACGTGGCTATCGACGACATCGAAGGCGCATGGAACTCTTCCACCAAATACGAAGGTGGTAACAAAGGTCACCGTCCTGGTGTGAAAGGCGGTTACTTCCCGGTTCCTCCGGTCGACTCTGCGCAGGACATTCGTTCCACCATGTGTCTGGTGATGGAAGAGATGGGCCTGGTTGTTGAAGCGCACCACCACGAAGTGGCGACTGCGGGTCAGAACGAAGTGGCAACCCGCTTCAACACCATGACCAAAAAAGCGGACGAAATTCAGATCTACAAATACGTTGTGCACAACGTTGCGCACCGTTTCGGTAAAACCGCGACCTTCATGCCAAAACCAATGTTTGGCGACAACGGTTCCGGTATGCACTGCCACATGTCTCTGTCCAAGAACGGTACCAACCTGTTCTCTGGCGACAAATATGCCGGTCTGTCCGAGCAGGCGCTGTATTACATCGGTGGTGTTATCAAACACGCTAAAGCGATCAACGCCCTGGCGAACCCAACCACTAACTCCTACAAGCGTCTGGTCCCGGGCTACGAAGCGCCAGTTATGCTGGCCTACTCTGCGCGTAACCGTTCTGCTTCCATCCGTATCCCGGTGGTGGCGTCGCCAAAAGCGCGTCGTATCGAAGTGCGCTTCCCGGACCCAGCGGCTAACCCATACCTGTGCTTCGCTGCGCTGCTGATGGCCGGTCTGGACGGTATCAAGAACAAGATCCACCCAGGCGAAGCGATGGACAAAAACCTGTACGACCTGCCGCCAGAAGAAGCGAAAGAGATCCCACAGGTTGCTGGCTCTCTGGAAGAAGCCCTGCAGGCGCTGGATGCAGACCGCGAGTTCCTGACTGCGGGTGGCGTATTCACTGACGACGCTATCGATGCTTACATCGCCCTGCGTACTGAAGAGAACGACCGCGTGCGTATGACTCCGCATCCGGTTGAGTTCGAACTGTACTACAGCGTTTAA
- a CDS encoding MFS transporter: MTYNTDPLTLKLSLREKCAYGMGDFGSNLMLCIGTLYLLKFYTDELGMPAFYGGIIFLVAKFFTAFTDMLTGVLLDSRRNIGPRGKFRPFILYASVPVALVATAQFMANDFSLTVKTALATVLFMMFGLCYSLMNCAYGAMVPAITKNPNERAQLAAWRQGGATVGLLLCTVGFMPIQALFVHQPSLGYLVAALVFVTGGLFCMWWCYSGVKERYVEITPDHHKPGILKSFCAIFRNPPLLVLCIANLCTLAAFNIKLAIQVYYTQYVLNDLHLLSWMGFFSMGCILIGVFLVPGAVKRFGKKPVYLGGLALWAVGDVLNFFWGTSSLLFVLFSCMAFFGTAFVNSLNWALVPDTVDYGEWKTGIRAEGSVYTGYTFSRKISAALAGFLPGIMLTQIGYVPHAVQSAGTLLGLRQLIFLWPCALAIVAAVTMGLFYKLNEARFAFIIEEIGKRKKQSANTPEITPNNKASAVTL; encoded by the coding sequence ATGACATACAATACTGATCCGTTAACCCTGAAATTGAGCCTGCGAGAGAAGTGCGCCTACGGGATGGGCGATTTTGGCTCGAACCTGATGCTCTGTATTGGCACGCTGTACCTGCTGAAGTTTTACACCGATGAACTGGGGATGCCCGCGTTCTACGGAGGCATTATTTTCCTGGTGGCGAAGTTTTTTACCGCGTTCACCGACATGCTGACCGGCGTGCTGCTGGATTCCCGGCGTAACATTGGCCCGAGGGGGAAGTTCCGGCCATTCATACTTTACGCCTCCGTCCCGGTGGCGCTGGTCGCGACGGCGCAGTTTATGGCCAACGACTTTAGCCTGACGGTCAAAACGGCGCTCGCCACCGTGCTCTTCATGATGTTTGGGCTCTGCTACAGCCTGATGAACTGTGCCTACGGTGCGATGGTCCCTGCCATCACCAAAAACCCGAACGAGCGCGCGCAGCTGGCGGCGTGGCGACAGGGCGGCGCCACGGTGGGGCTGTTGCTCTGCACCGTCGGCTTTATGCCCATTCAGGCGCTGTTCGTCCACCAGCCCTCCCTCGGCTATCTGGTGGCTGCGCTGGTGTTCGTCACCGGCGGCCTGTTCTGCATGTGGTGGTGCTACAGCGGGGTGAAAGAGCGCTATGTCGAGATAACGCCCGATCACCATAAGCCCGGCATTCTGAAATCGTTCTGCGCGATTTTTCGCAATCCGCCGCTGCTGGTGCTGTGCATTGCCAACCTGTGTACTCTCGCCGCGTTCAACATCAAGCTGGCGATTCAGGTCTATTACACCCAGTACGTGCTGAACGATCTGCATCTGCTGTCGTGGATGGGCTTTTTCAGCATGGGCTGCATTCTGATTGGCGTGTTTCTGGTGCCCGGCGCGGTGAAGCGCTTTGGCAAGAAGCCCGTCTATCTGGGCGGGCTGGCGCTGTGGGCGGTGGGCGACGTGCTGAACTTCTTCTGGGGAACCAGCTCCCTGCTGTTTGTTCTCTTTTCCTGCATGGCCTTTTTCGGCACCGCGTTTGTGAACAGCCTGAACTGGGCGCTGGTGCCGGATACCGTTGATTACGGCGAGTGGAAAACCGGCATTCGCGCCGAGGGATCGGTTTACACCGGCTACACCTTCTCGCGCAAAATCTCCGCCGCTCTCGCCGGCTTCCTGCCCGGCATCATGCTGACCCAGATCGGTTACGTTCCTCATGCCGTGCAGAGCGCGGGCACGCTGCTGGGTTTGCGTCAGCTTATTTTCCTCTGGCCGTGCGCCCTGGCAATCGTCGCCGCCGTGACCATGGGGCTGTTTTATAAACTCAACGAAGCGCGCTTCGCCTTTATTATCGAGGAGATTGGAAAACGGAAAAAACAGTCAGCGAATACCCCTGAGATAACACCCAACAATAAAGCGTCAGCAGTCACTTTATAA